CCGCGCACGGTCACGATCTGGGGATCGAACGCCAGCACCAGACCATTCGAGCGGTTGAATCGCACCTCGCGCAGCCACGGGTAGCCGAACGCCAGGCTGTCGCCGGAGCGGAGGCGGAACTCGAGCATGAGCGCGTGCTGGCGAATGCCGCGCACCAGGCTGAAGGCACGGTAGCCGTCGGGCGAATCTTCCTCCTCTTCCTCGACCTCATCCGCTTCCGGCGCTCGTGCCAGCCGTCGGAGCCGCTCGGGCAGTACCAGCTCCTCGACCATCTACCGCGCGACTCCCCGCTCGCCGGTCCGCCCGCGCGGCGTTTGTGTGATCATCGCCTTCGCTGCGGTCAGGATCGCCAGCCGCCGCAGATGGGCGCGGCGGCGAAGCTGCCGTGCGTGGCGATCCTCGTCCACCAGCTCGATGGCGGCGGGCCGCGGATCGGAGCGCATCACCGCGCGCCGCAGCTCGGCCTTGTCCGAGGTGTAGAGCGTCAGCTCTCTTCTTGCGCGCGACGCCGATACGTAGAGCTGCTCGCGCGACGAGGCGGGAAACGAGGTGGCGGATTGGGCGATGAACACGTGATCGACCGTCTTTCCTTGGGCCGCGTGCGAGGTGACGACGTAGCCGTGATTCAGGTGTCCGACGTTGCCAGCGAAGCGCGCCTGGGGATAACCGCACCTGGCCGCTGATCGCCGGGCCGGTCTGCTCCGCCAGTCATTTCGTATCAGACATCTTCCCTAAGCGGAGCTTAGGACTTCGGGCAGAAAAACAACAAAGCTCATTCTGTTTGCTTTTCGTGCGGTCACGGCTAATTTTTACAATAGGAGACTTGGGCAATTTGCGTTGCCCACAGCGGCAGAGTAAACCGGCCCCGCTGCCCGGTACGGTATCCTCCTCACCTACTCCTTTAGAAAGCCTCCTCCTATGAGCTTCCGATACCTGTCGTGGGCGCGTCAGCGCCTGTCCGGTTCCCGCCCGGCGTTCGCTCCGCGCAACTCCCGGCACTGCGGCGCACACCGGCCGCTCCCGAATTGCCAGTGGGTGGCGCTCGCCGTCGAGGAACTCGAGACCCGCGAAGTTCCGGCTTCCGTTTCCCTGGGGCTGACCGGCTTCAATGGGGACGTTATCTACGGGTCGGGGGAGGCCAGCGTACCGGCCGGCACAACCACCACGATGGACGGGGGGAGTGTCCTCGGTGGTGCTGGCGCGAATCTGCCAATCCTGGGCGACTCCGGACTC
This DNA window, taken from Frigoriglobus tundricola, encodes the following:
- a CDS encoding ATP-binding domain-containing protein, coding for MIRNDWRSRPARRSAARCGYPQARFAGNVGHLNHGYVVTSHAAQGKTVDHVFIAQSATSFPASSREQLYVSASRARRELTLYTSDKAELRRAVMRSDPRPAAIELVDEDRHARQLRRRAHLRRLAILTAAKAMITQTPRGRTGERGVAR